A single window of Cytobacillus dafuensis DNA harbors:
- a CDS encoding GNAT family N-acetyltransferase: MFYIRNLEESEFEFFKDMLYESIHIPNNKPSKENLLNLPQIKKYYEGWGRNGDNALIAINNNNQKMGAVWYRLFDELNKGYGYVDHDTPELGIAVSKNARGMGVGTLLMNKIIQKALEDGFKSLSLSVDLDNENAVHIYNKLGFKEIGVSGTSITMVFRVYE, encoded by the coding sequence TTGTTTTACATAAGAAATCTTGAAGAAAGCGAGTTTGAATTTTTTAAGGATATGCTTTATGAGTCCATACATATTCCAAACAATAAACCATCTAAAGAGAATTTATTAAACCTTCCTCAAATAAAAAAATATTATGAAGGTTGGGGACGAAATGGTGATAATGCATTAATCGCTATAAATAATAATAACCAAAAAATGGGAGCGGTATGGTACAGATTATTTGATGAATTGAATAAAGGATATGGATACGTTGATCATGACACCCCTGAATTAGGAATAGCAGTTTCAAAGAATGCTAGAGGAATGGGGGTAGGAACACTGCTTATGAATAAGATCATTCAGAAAGCACTGGAAGATGGTTTTAAATCTCTTTCCTTAAGTGTTGACTTAGATAATGAAAATGCTGTCCATATTTATAATAAACTTGGGTTCAAAGAAATTGGTGTATCGGGTACATCAATAACAATGGTATTCAGAGTTTACGAATAA
- a CDS encoding VanW family protein: MESLKPVKRSAIRIYLGKKYYRLKRYINWFIGKKKFSIKKSNTLLPHVIFTHQTLLLRELKDVDMWLQQNKVKNLKVATKKLNKIIVNPGETFSYWRLLGKTTRRKGYVDGMVLHYGKVTTGVGGGLCQLSNLIYWMTLHSPLTVTERYRHSYDVFPDSNRSQPFGSGATCAYNYLDLQIKNETNHSYQLIVYLSDTHLVGEWRSDTPPIRAYEVYEQAHLITQEYWGGYVRHNRIHRKIFNKEKVQIDDEFVTENHAIMMYEPLLDQPKTV; this comes from the coding sequence ATGGAATCTCTTAAACCTGTAAAAAGGAGTGCTATTAGAATATACCTTGGGAAGAAGTATTACCGCTTAAAGAGATATATTAATTGGTTCATAGGAAAAAAGAAGTTTTCAATAAAAAAGAGCAACACTTTATTACCGCATGTGATTTTCACCCATCAAACATTACTACTCCGAGAATTAAAAGATGTAGATATGTGGTTGCAGCAAAATAAAGTGAAGAATCTCAAGGTCGCAACTAAAAAACTAAATAAAATCATTGTCAATCCTGGAGAAACATTTTCTTATTGGCGATTGCTTGGTAAGACAACAAGGAGAAAAGGTTATGTAGATGGTATGGTTTTACATTATGGTAAGGTTACAACAGGTGTTGGTGGGGGATTATGTCAATTATCGAATTTAATTTATTGGATGACATTGCATTCTCCTTTAACTGTTACAGAAAGATACCGTCATAGTTATGATGTATTTCCAGATTCCAATAGAAGTCAGCCTTTTGGCAGTGGAGCAACGTGTGCTTACAACTATCTTGATTTACAGATAAAAAATGAAACAAATCACTCATACCAATTAATTGTATATTTATCTGATACCCATTTAGTAGGAGAATGGAGATCAGATACTCCTCCCATTCGGGCTTATGAAGTTTATGAACAGGCCCATTTGATTACACAGGAGTATTGGGGCGGCTACGTCAGACATAATAGAATTCATCGTAAAATTTTTAACAAAGAAAAAGTTCAAATAGATGATGAATTCGTTACGGAAAACCATGCAATTATGATGTATGAACCGCTTCTGGATCAACCTAAAACCGTGTGA